The proteins below are encoded in one region of Apium graveolens cultivar Ventura chromosome 4, ASM990537v1, whole genome shotgun sequence:
- the LOC141720974 gene encoding peptidyl-prolyl cis-trans isomerase CYP22, translated as MANNNTAAGGAGVEWHQRPTNPKNPIVFFDITIGSIPAGRIKMELFADIAPKTAENFRQFCTGEYRKAGLPVGYKNCHFHRVIKEFMIQAGDFLKDDGSGCVSIYGSKFDDENFIAKHTGPGLLSMANSGANANGCQFFITCAKCDWLDNKHVVFGRVLGDGLLVVRKIENVATGQQNRPKLACVIAECGEM; from the exons ATGGCGAATAATAACACAGCAGCAGGAGGAGCTGGAGTGGAGTGGCATCAGAGACCAACAAACCCTAAAAACCCAATCGTATTCTTCGATATCACCATCGGTTCTATCCCCGCCGGTCGTATTAAAATGGAACTCTTCGCCGATATCGCTCCCAAAACCGCCGAAAACTTCAG GCAATTTTGCACAGGCGAGTACAG GAAAGCAGGATTACCGGTTGGTTACAAGAACTGTCACTTTCACAGGGTGATTAAAGAATTTATGATTCAAGCAGGCGACTTTCTTAAg GATGATGGAAGTGGATGTGTATCAATATATGGAAGTAAGTTTGACGATGAGAATTTCATTGCCAAGCACACAGGACCTGGTCTGTTGTCAATG GCAAATAGTGGAGCGAATGCTAATGGGTGTCAG TTCTTCATCACTTGTGCTAAGTGTGATTGGCTTGACAACAAGCATGTCGTCTTCGGG AGAGTACTAGGAGATGGCTTGCTAGTTGTCAGGAAGATCGAAAATGTTGCTACAGGTCAGCAAAATCGCCCCAAGTTGGCCTGTGTCATCGCTGAGTGTGGGGAGATGTAA